The following are encoded in a window of Roseivirga misakiensis genomic DNA:
- the arsS gene encoding arsenosugar biosynthesis radical SAM (seleno)protein ArsS (Some members of this family are selenoproteins.), with translation MALATKSLKKTNHWLSTPEKQIEVLSDFKSVGIKSFGQKLNETDLLPLKPTGVQVFQINVGKMCNQVCQHCHVDAGPDRKEIMTRETMQQCLDALKDPNITAVDLTGGAPEMNPDFRWFVEELSELGKDIIVRCNLTIILANPKYHDLPAFFKKHKINVVSSLPSFTARRTDAQRGDGVFEKSIKALQMLNAEGYGQEGTGLKLDLVYNPSGAYLPDDQSVLEMEYKRKLKDTYDIVFNDLFAITNLPVSRFLDYLVRTDNYQDYMNELANAYNPMAAAGVMCRSMVSVGWDGYLYDCDFNQMLELKLKNGVPDHVRDFDYEKVKNREIIINQHCFGCTAGAGSSCGGTTTN, from the coding sequence ATGGCGCTGGCTACTAAAAGCTTAAAAAAGACGAATCACTGGCTCTCTACACCTGAAAAGCAAATTGAAGTATTGAGTGACTTCAAATCAGTCGGTATTAAATCTTTCGGTCAAAAGTTGAATGAAACGGATCTACTGCCACTCAAACCAACTGGAGTTCAAGTGTTTCAGATTAATGTGGGTAAAATGTGCAATCAAGTCTGTCAGCACTGCCATGTAGATGCTGGGCCTGATCGTAAAGAGATTATGACAAGGGAGACCATGCAGCAGTGTCTGGATGCGTTAAAGGACCCCAACATTACCGCTGTTGATCTAACAGGTGGCGCACCTGAAATGAACCCTGATTTTAGATGGTTTGTAGAGGAGCTTTCAGAATTGGGTAAGGATATTATCGTAAGATGTAACCTGACCATCATATTGGCAAATCCAAAGTACCACGATCTGCCCGCTTTTTTCAAAAAGCATAAGATTAACGTGGTGTCATCTCTTCCTTCATTTACCGCCAGACGTACTGATGCCCAAAGAGGCGATGGTGTGTTTGAGAAATCAATTAAAGCATTGCAAATGCTCAATGCTGAAGGTTATGGTCAGGAGGGTACGGGCTTGAAATTAGACCTTGTCTATAACCCATCGGGCGCCTATCTACCAGACGATCAATCGGTACTTGAAATGGAGTATAAACGAAAGCTAAAAGACACTTATGACATAGTCTTCAATGATCTATTTGCCATAACTAACCTTCCTGTCAGCCGATTCTTGGACTATTTGGTGCGAACCGATAACTACCAGGATTATATGAATGAACTCGCTAATGCCTACAATCCAATGGCAGCTGCTGGTGTCATGTGCCGCAGTATGGTGTCGGTAGGTTGGGACGGTTACTTGTATGACTGTGACTTCAATCAAATGCTAGAGCTTAAACTCAAAAATGGGGTGCCAGATCACGTCCGAGATTTTGACTATGAAAAAGTAAAGAATAGAGAAATTATCATTAACCAACATTGTTTTGGTTGTACTGCTGGTGCTGGTTCCAGTTGTGGCGGTACTACAACTAATTAA
- a CDS encoding arsenosugar biosynthesis-associated peroxidase-like protein — MPKTYYNPEDLKKFGNITELQEEMGTKFFDWYGSVFKPGALTAREKALIALAVSHAVQCPYCIDAYTDSCMKKGADEEQMMEAVHVAAAIKGGAVLVHGVQMMNEMENKLM; from the coding sequence ATGCCTAAAACATATTATAATCCCGAGGACTTGAAAAAGTTCGGGAACATTACCGAATTACAGGAAGAAATGGGTACCAAATTTTTCGATTGGTACGGTTCCGTGTTTAAACCTGGAGCACTTACTGCTCGCGAAAAAGCTTTAATAGCATTGGCAGTTTCTCATGCCGTGCAGTGCCCTTATTGTATCGATGCTTACACAGACTCTTGTATGAAAAAAGGAGCAGATGAAGAGCAAATGATGGAGGCGGTGCATGTTGCAGCGGCCATAAAGGGCGGTGCCGTGCTAGTACATGGCGTTCAAATGATGAACGAGATGGAAAATAAATTAATGTGA
- a CDS encoding TIGR04282 family arsenosugar biosynthesis glycosyltransferase, which produces MSIGNTAILFFSRTQHDEFKAKTFGLRKARFADLYKFLVKKSLNTAKSTGLPVIEIYSDQQEGSDFGERLTAALKTVSDRGYSKVIVIGNDAPELTVNDILTADKQLSAGKQALGKDRRGGAYLIGLDITKDYNSVIKDVDWGSHKIYEQLSSKLGEVYELDRKIDLNYKQDIRLLICHQHQLTRGVLKFFKSFIKPFFSLDFSPEFQSGDYNFAYSDRGPPVLV; this is translated from the coding sequence ATGTCCATCGGAAATACAGCGATCCTCTTCTTTTCAAGAACTCAGCACGATGAGTTTAAAGCCAAAACCTTTGGCCTAAGAAAGGCGCGCTTTGCCGATCTGTATAAGTTCCTGGTAAAGAAATCTCTAAATACAGCAAAATCTACTGGTCTTCCCGTGATCGAAATATATTCTGATCAACAGGAGGGTAGTGATTTTGGTGAAAGGTTGACGGCTGCCCTGAAAACTGTTTCTGATCGAGGTTATTCGAAAGTTATAGTCATTGGAAATGACGCACCTGAATTAACTGTGAACGATATTTTGACAGCTGATAAGCAGTTATCAGCAGGTAAACAGGCTTTGGGTAAAGATCGGCGCGGAGGTGCTTATTTAATTGGGCTAGATATTACAAAGGATTACAATTCGGTCATCAAGGATGTTGATTGGGGTAGTCATAAAATTTATGAGCAGTTAAGTAGTAAACTAGGCGAGGTTTATGAATTAGACCGTAAAATCGACTTAAACTACAAGCAAGATATACGCTTACTGATATGTCACCAACATCAATTAACTAGGGGAGTACTAAAGTTTTTCAAAAGCTTTATCAAACCATTTTTCTCTCTGGATTTCTCGCCTGAGTTTCAGAGCGGTGATTATAATTTTGCCTATAGCGATCGCGGACCCCCAGTGTTGGTATAA
- a CDS encoding outer membrane beta-barrel protein, producing the protein MKKFLFALTGLLLMTLSVQAQRPDLPGALIVDIGINNWSSAPENVSLNSIQSKSVNLTYYYDFPIGNKGFTFTPGIGLGLEKYSLQNNFTLTTSINNAGERSIATANINNIVDDGFSFGKSKVAMNYVDLPLEFRWYASGNRYNTGFRAALGAKVGVLYSSFTKFRYEDTAGDDNLVKTRQNLGLNRFRYGVQGRVGFGGFSVFGFYELSDKWDIAPTDGENTRTFTFGISLTGF; encoded by the coding sequence ATGAAGAAGTTCTTATTTGCACTAACTGGTTTACTTTTAATGACTTTGTCTGTTCAGGCGCAAAGACCTGATTTACCAGGCGCATTGATTGTGGATATTGGCATTAATAACTGGAGCAGTGCTCCAGAGAATGTTAGTTTGAATAGTATTCAATCAAAGAGTGTGAACCTGACGTATTACTACGACTTTCCCATCGGAAACAAGGGCTTTACCTTCACGCCTGGAATCGGCTTGGGCTTAGAGAAATATTCTTTACAGAACAACTTCACTTTAACCACTTCAATCAATAACGCTGGCGAAAGATCAATCGCTACAGCTAACATTAATAACATTGTTGATGATGGCTTCAGTTTTGGCAAGTCGAAAGTTGCTATGAACTATGTTGATTTACCCCTCGAATTTCGTTGGTACGCGAGTGGCAACCGCTATAACACAGGTTTCAGAGCTGCGCTCGGGGCTAAAGTAGGTGTGCTTTATTCTTCTTTTACCAAGTTTAGATATGAGGACACAGCGGGCGATGACAACCTTGTAAAGACTAGACAAAATTTAGGCTTGAACAGGTTTAGATATGGTGTCCAAGGTCGCGTCGGTTTTGGTGGATTCAGCGTCTTCGGTTTCTATGAACTGTCAGACAAGTGGGATATAGCCCCAACTGATGGTGAAAATACTAGAACATTTACGTTTGGTATCTCTCTAACAGGTTTCTAA
- a CDS encoding enoyl-CoA hydratase-related protein: MYDFIKYDLADGVATITLNRPEVYNALNNEITFELQKALKEVKKDPEVRVVVLTGEGKAFCSGQDLKASSKEPNRSFSDSIHKRYNPIIKAIRNLPKPVICRLNGVAAGAGCSFALACDIVVASESAKLIEVFVNIGLVLDSGSSYFLPRLVGSAKAFELSTMGTRVSGKQAEKMGLVNKCAADDELDAAVKSYTDYYSKAPTKAIGLMKKMLNKSQNATLDEMLEYEAYNQDIAGATHDHKEGVTAFLEKRLPEFKGN, encoded by the coding sequence ATGTATGACTTCATAAAATATGATTTAGCGGATGGCGTAGCCACCATAACATTGAATAGACCAGAGGTCTACAATGCACTGAATAACGAAATCACTTTTGAGCTTCAAAAGGCATTAAAGGAAGTAAAAAAAGACCCTGAGGTAAGAGTAGTGGTTTTAACGGGAGAGGGTAAAGCTTTCTGCTCCGGTCAAGATTTAAAGGCATCTTCTAAAGAACCTAATCGATCTTTTTCAGACTCTATACACAAGCGTTATAATCCGATTATTAAGGCAATTAGAAATTTACCTAAACCAGTGATTTGTAGATTAAATGGAGTTGCTGCTGGAGCGGGTTGCTCGTTTGCACTGGCTTGTGATATCGTAGTAGCTTCCGAGAGTGCCAAATTGATAGAAGTTTTCGTGAACATTGGTTTGGTTTTAGACTCAGGCTCATCCTATTTCTTACCACGATTAGTGGGGTCTGCAAAGGCATTCGAGTTGTCAACTATGGGAACTAGGGTTTCTGGGAAACAAGCCGAGAAAATGGGATTGGTCAATAAGTGTGCGGCCGATGACGAATTGGATGCTGCAGTAAAGTCCTACACCGATTATTATTCAAAAGCACCGACTAAGGCGATCGGCTTAATGAAGAAAATGCTTAATAAGTCGCAGAATGCTACGCTAGACGAAATGCTAGAATATGAAGCATATAATCAAGATATAGCTGGAGCTACTCACGATCACAAAGAAGGGGTTACTGCCTTTTTGGAGAAAAGATTACCAGAATTTAAAGGAAACTAG
- a CDS encoding phosphatase PAP2 family protein: MPSLVFYTILFHLGNSTNLADSSKRTVISLIFVTTCLVPVLTVVMFRLTKVIKDLHMTNRKDRYLPFVFISLFYIVVSFMIRGQAWMTPAMNVAFLAITAVVVVTNGITFKWKISAHAAGVAGWLGFIIAFKSTFQATNTLFWPLLAAVTLTGLVSWARLYLHAHKPSEIVGGCLLGFIISYGSIILFL, encoded by the coding sequence ATGCCCTCTTTGGTATTCTACACCATCTTATTTCATTTAGGTAATAGTACAAACTTGGCAGATAGTAGTAAGCGGACGGTTATTTCACTCATTTTCGTTACTACTTGCTTGGTTCCTGTGCTCACAGTTGTCATGTTTCGCTTAACGAAAGTGATCAAGGATTTACACATGACGAATCGAAAGGATAGATATCTGCCTTTTGTCTTTATTTCCCTTTTCTACATTGTGGTGTCTTTCATGATCCGCGGGCAAGCATGGATGACTCCCGCCATGAATGTAGCTTTCTTAGCCATTACCGCAGTTGTTGTAGTGACAAATGGTATCACCTTTAAATGGAAAATAAGTGCCCATGCGGCTGGAGTTGCTGGATGGTTAGGTTTTATTATCGCCTTTAAATCGACTTTTCAGGCAACTAATACATTATTTTGGCCTTTGCTAGCTGCAGTTACTCTCACTGGTCTAGTATCTTGGGCAAGACTTTACCTACATGCGCACAAACCATCTGAAATAGTTGGTGGTTGTCTACTTGGTTTTATAATTAGTTACGGATCAATCATTTTATTCCTTTAG
- the rpoN gene encoding RNA polymerase factor sigma-54 yields the protein MQKLSLNQSLSQKLSPQQIQFIKLLQVPTAELDTRVEEELEINPALEEGREEEPVQEKEEFDDAEVSSTEDLNVEDYLGDDDYSGYKMQGDGNYSDEEDREMPVAMQASLNDQLEAQLGFLGLDERQEVIAKQLIGSIETDGYIRRELDSIVNDLAFAQNVESDTEELEELLGQIQKFDPPGIAARSLQECLLIQLERKADDIEDDPSIITAIKIIQFCFDEFTKKHYDKIIKKLNIEHDDLLKDAVNAITKLNPKPGAISGGLVKTQYLIPDFIMTNNDGEFDLTLNSRNAPELRVSQSYSEMFSAYDKSDKKDKKLKETVSFVKQKLDAAKWFIDAIKQRQNTLLRTMESILKFQYEFFLEGDETKLRPMILKDIANEIQMDISTVSRVANSKSIQTDFGIFPLKYFFSEGISTVSGEDVSSREVKNVLAEMISKEDKKKPLSDDKLEKSLKARGYNIARRTVAKYREQLNIPVARLRKEL from the coding sequence ATGCAAAAACTCAGTCTTAACCAATCTTTAAGTCAGAAGCTGTCACCACAGCAAATACAGTTTATCAAACTGTTGCAGGTGCCAACTGCCGAGCTCGATACTCGAGTAGAGGAGGAGCTTGAAATCAACCCTGCCTTGGAAGAGGGTAGAGAAGAAGAGCCTGTCCAAGAGAAAGAGGAGTTCGATGATGCAGAAGTTAGTTCTACAGAAGACCTAAATGTGGAAGACTATTTGGGCGATGATGACTATTCTGGTTATAAAATGCAGGGTGATGGTAATTATAGCGATGAAGAAGATCGTGAAATGCCGGTTGCCATGCAGGCCTCTCTAAACGATCAGTTAGAAGCGCAACTGGGCTTTTTGGGTTTAGACGAGCGTCAAGAGGTTATTGCAAAACAGTTAATAGGAAGTATTGAAACGGATGGATATATCAGGCGAGAGCTTGACTCGATCGTTAATGACTTGGCATTTGCTCAAAATGTAGAGTCCGATACTGAGGAATTGGAAGAGCTTCTAGGTCAGATTCAGAAATTTGATCCGCCTGGTATCGCCGCTCGAAGTTTGCAAGAATGTCTTCTTATTCAATTGGAGAGAAAGGCTGATGATATTGAAGATGATCCAAGTATCATAACTGCCATAAAAATCATTCAGTTTTGTTTCGATGAGTTTACCAAAAAGCATTACGATAAAATCATCAAGAAGCTTAACATCGAGCATGATGACCTTCTAAAGGATGCCGTAAATGCAATTACCAAACTAAACCCTAAGCCAGGTGCAATTTCTGGTGGTTTAGTAAAGACACAATACTTAATTCCTGACTTTATTATGACTAATAATGATGGGGAATTTGACTTAACATTAAACAGTCGTAATGCACCAGAACTTAGAGTGAGCCAGTCTTATTCTGAAATGTTCTCTGCTTACGATAAGAGCGATAAAAAGGATAAGAAGCTTAAAGAAACAGTCTCTTTTGTAAAGCAAAAGCTAGACGCGGCCAAATGGTTTATAGATGCGATTAAACAGCGACAAAATACTTTGCTGCGGACAATGGAGTCTATCTTGAAGTTTCAATATGAGTTTTTCTTGGAAGGGGATGAGACTAAGCTTCGCCCGATGATATTGAAAGATATTGCCAATGAAATTCAGATGGACATATCCACTGTCTCTCGTGTGGCCAATTCTAAATCTATCCAGACTGATTTTGGGATATTTCCTTTGAAATACTTTTTTAGCGAAGGTATATCTACAGTGAGCGGAGAAGACGTGAGTAGCCGAGAAGTGAAAAACGTTTTAGCCGAAATGATCAGCAAAGAGGATAAGAAGAAACCACTTTCTGATGATAAACTAGAGAAATCGCTGAAGGCTAGAGGCTATAATATTGCCCGAAGAACTGTTGCCAAATATCGTGAGCAGCTAAATATACCTGTGGCACGTTTGAGAAAAGAATTGTGA
- the asnS gene encoding asparagine--tRNA ligase, which yields MKMQRTKISKLLEATELDVDIHVKGWVRTKRGNKHVAFIALNDGSSIHSIQIVADPNTIGEDLLKGVSTGASISVFGKLVASQGSGQKVEITAERIEVIGVADPEKYPLQPKKHSLEFLREIAHLRPRTNTFGAIFRIRHAMSYAVHKFFNDKGFYYWHNPFVTGSDAEGAGEMFRVTTLDPTNPPLTEDGKVDYSQDFFGKETNLTVSGQLEGELGALALGEIYTFGPTFRAENSNTTRHLSEFWMIEPEMAFYDLTDNMDLAEEFLQFLCQYALDHCADDLAFLEKRLIDEDKVKPQAERSPMTLTDKLKFVVENPFERLTYTEAIQILSNSKPNKKGKFQFPVEGWGTDLQSEHERYLVEKHFKKPVILTDYPKDIKAFYMRMNEDGNTVGAMDILFPGIGEIVGGSQREERLEVLTSRMAEMGIPEEDMDWYLDTRRFGTAPHSGFGLGFERLMIFVTGLSNIRDVIPFPRTPGSAAF from the coding sequence ATGAAAATGCAGCGCACCAAAATATCGAAGCTTTTAGAAGCCACTGAGTTAGATGTAGATATCCATGTTAAAGGCTGGGTAAGAACGAAGAGAGGAAACAAGCATGTTGCCTTTATCGCATTGAATGATGGTTCATCTATCCACAGCATTCAAATAGTTGCGGACCCAAATACGATCGGCGAAGATTTATTGAAGGGAGTAAGTACTGGCGCTAGTATTTCTGTTTTTGGTAAACTCGTTGCTTCACAAGGATCTGGTCAGAAAGTAGAGATAACCGCAGAGCGGATTGAAGTGATCGGGGTAGCCGATCCAGAGAAGTATCCTTTACAACCAAAAAAGCACTCTTTAGAGTTTCTAAGAGAAATAGCACATTTAAGACCCAGAACTAACACCTTCGGCGCGATTTTCAGGATAAGACATGCGATGTCTTATGCCGTCCACAAGTTCTTTAATGACAAAGGCTTTTACTATTGGCATAACCCTTTTGTGACTGGCTCCGATGCTGAGGGTGCTGGTGAAATGTTCAGGGTCACGACACTGGATCCGACCAACCCGCCATTAACGGAAGATGGTAAAGTAGACTACAGCCAAGATTTTTTTGGTAAAGAAACCAATTTGACTGTTTCAGGTCAGTTAGAAGGCGAGCTCGGTGCTCTAGCACTTGGCGAAATCTACACGTTTGGACCTACATTCCGAGCTGAAAACTCTAACACAACCAGACACTTGTCGGAATTCTGGATGATAGAGCCTGAGATGGCTTTCTATGACCTAACCGATAACATGGATTTAGCGGAAGAATTTTTACAATTCTTGTGTCAATATGCACTAGATCATTGTGCAGATGACTTAGCGTTTTTAGAGAAGCGTTTGATAGATGAGGATAAGGTAAAACCGCAGGCTGAACGCAGTCCGATGACTTTGACGGACAAACTGAAGTTTGTTGTAGAAAATCCTTTTGAAAGGCTCACGTATACAGAAGCAATCCAAATACTGAGCAATTCTAAACCAAATAAAAAAGGCAAGTTTCAATTTCCAGTTGAAGGTTGGGGCACTGACTTACAGTCGGAACACGAGCGCTACCTCGTAGAAAAGCATTTTAAGAAACCTGTTATCCTAACTGATTACCCTAAAGACATTAAGGCATTTTACATGCGTATGAATGAAGATGGAAACACTGTTGGGGCCATGGACATTTTGTTCCCAGGAATTGGTGAAATCGTTGGAGGTTCTCAACGCGAGGAGCGACTGGAAGTTTTGACCAGTAGAATGGCAGAAATGGGCATTCCTGAGGAGGACATGGACTGGTACTTGGATACTAGGAGATTTGGCACCGCACCGCACAGTGGATTTGGTCTTGGCTTTGAAAGATTAATGATCTTCGTAACTGGGCTTTCGAATATACGAGACGTTATTCCATTCCCGAGGACTCCGGGCAGCGCAGCGTTCTAA
- a CDS encoding T9SS type A sorting domain-containing protein, whose amino-acid sequence MGIFNRHISPVRIVFGLVLMFVAFSVSAQSQRLDAMGANSNEKAKVEVFPNPTSHYLNIDLSDLELVKPKIEIRSIIGKIVKINLEKNGDKKYKVDVESFPRGYYLVLVRDDKTKFQQTVRFSKK is encoded by the coding sequence ATGGGAATCTTCAATCGCCATATTTCACCTGTAAGAATAGTCTTTGGACTAGTCCTTATGTTCGTGGCTTTTAGTGTTTCCGCGCAGTCTCAGCGATTAGATGCCATGGGTGCAAACTCAAATGAGAAGGCGAAAGTCGAAGTGTTTCCAAATCCCACTTCCCATTATTTAAATATTGATCTTTCGGATTTAGAATTAGTCAAGCCGAAGATTGAAATCCGAAGCATCATTGGGAAAATCGTCAAAATTAATTTGGAAAAGAACGGAGATAAAAAGTACAAAGTGGATGTGGAGTCCTTTCCGCGAGGTTATTATCTAGTTCTAGTCAGGGATGATAAAACCAAGTTCCAACAAACCGTAAGATTTAGTAAGAAATAG
- a CDS encoding ComEA family DNA-binding protein, whose protein sequence is MKLKKLLNEWLGLSKSEINGVVVLIPLILLLLLAPSLFRHFFSINYHTGETDKRLLDSLTAKIEQGFQEELLLVLPPLERFNPNNLPLEKFNQLGIPEFLGRRIDNYRNKGGTFRVKFDLLKIYGFPDSIYRRLENYIDLPNSVPKRVRREEEKPVLPKRSPRLPKKDKLTEKLITYNLNTVDSVGLKSLKGIGSSYARRILGYRKLLGGFHSINQLKEVYGMNDSLFVAIKSRLTLEENPKLERIPINLATFKVILAHPYIDFEQTKQIMNLKSSKGKFLKEADLFRITLMDSSTVLKLAPYIVF, encoded by the coding sequence TTGAAACTGAAAAAGCTGTTAAACGAATGGTTGGGTCTATCTAAATCGGAGATCAATGGAGTAGTTGTACTCATTCCACTCATCTTGTTACTCTTGTTAGCACCTTCATTGTTTAGGCATTTTTTCAGTATCAATTACCATACTGGAGAAACAGATAAAAGGCTGCTTGATTCCCTTACAGCAAAAATAGAGCAGGGGTTCCAAGAGGAATTATTGCTAGTTTTACCACCTCTAGAGCGATTTAATCCAAATAATTTACCTCTTGAAAAATTTAATCAATTAGGTATTCCTGAATTCTTAGGGCGAAGGATTGATAATTATCGCAATAAAGGAGGGACATTTAGAGTAAAGTTCGATCTGCTGAAAATTTATGGCTTTCCAGATTCAATTTATCGTCGATTGGAAAACTATATTGATCTACCAAATTCAGTGCCCAAGAGAGTAAGGAGAGAAGAAGAAAAACCAGTTTTACCCAAGCGATCGCCAAGACTACCGAAGAAAGATAAGCTGACAGAAAAATTAATCACTTATAATCTAAATACTGTGGATTCGGTAGGGCTAAAATCACTGAAAGGAATTGGTTCAAGTTACGCACGTCGGATTCTAGGATACCGAAAATTATTGGGTGGCTTTCACTCTATCAATCAGTTAAAGGAAGTTTACGGCATGAATGATTCCTTATTTGTGGCTATTAAGTCCAGATTGACGCTCGAGGAAAACCCCAAGCTCGAAAGAATACCTATAAATTTAGCCACCTTCAAGGTCATCCTGGCACACCCCTATATCGACTTTGAGCAAACAAAACAGATCATGAACCTAAAGAGTAGCAAGGGTAAGTTTCTGAAAGAGGCAGATTTATTCAGAATTACCCTAATGGACTCTTCAACAGTCTTGAAACTAGCACCTTACATCGTGTTTTGA
- the hemA gene encoding glutamyl-tRNA reductase produces the protein MAPRFINEQIGCYFFYTDVAELIFAPRESNDKKTMQNHFKVVGISFKNAPVEIREIIALDASLIGNLLTEFRDILGLEESLIVSTCNRTEIFYSDVEDRSRDIIALIAAKKGLGKVDSYLSMFKSITDGFEASAYLFRVALGLEAQVIGDLQIINQVKQAYQLAADHNTAGPFMHRLLHTVFFANKRVFQETAFRDGAASVSYASASLVRTISESFVDPRVLVIGLGEIGEDLARHLSEETFTVNLCNRTNEKSQSLGAELNLDYIAFEEVKKSLPNYDIIISSVPVKDFINADDLNNKEVGIQYLIDLSIPRSIDPEVDSLKGVSVYNIDEIQEKASKAVEKRIAAIPEVESIIAETMEGIKEWSKEMLVSPTIQKLKNALEDIRKDELQRHLKNASPEMEEFAEKLSKSLTQKIMKLPVLELKAACKRGEADSLVEAITDIFQLDQETARK, from the coding sequence ATGGCACCACGTTTTATTAATGAACAAATTGGGTGTTATTTCTTTTATACTGATGTGGCAGAGCTTATCTTTGCACCGCGTGAGTCTAACGACAAAAAAACAATGCAGAATCATTTCAAAGTAGTAGGAATCTCATTCAAAAACGCTCCAGTGGAGATCCGTGAGATTATTGCTTTGGACGCTAGTCTAATAGGCAATTTATTAACTGAATTCAGAGATATACTTGGCTTAGAAGAGTCCTTGATCGTATCTACTTGCAACAGGACAGAAATCTTTTACAGCGATGTAGAAGATAGATCGAGAGATATCATAGCCTTAATAGCCGCAAAAAAAGGACTAGGCAAAGTTGATTCATACTTATCAATGTTCAAGTCCATCACCGACGGATTCGAAGCTTCTGCATATTTATTCAGAGTCGCGCTTGGCCTTGAAGCCCAAGTAATCGGTGACCTTCAAATTATTAATCAAGTAAAACAAGCCTATCAACTTGCAGCAGACCACAACACAGCCGGTCCATTCATGCATAGGCTTCTACATACGGTTTTCTTCGCAAACAAGCGTGTTTTTCAGGAAACCGCTTTTAGAGATGGTGCCGCTAGCGTGTCTTATGCTTCAGCTAGTTTAGTCAGAACTATTTCAGAGTCTTTCGTAGACCCAAGAGTTCTGGTGATCGGATTGGGAGAGATTGGTGAAGATTTAGCAAGACATTTATCAGAGGAAACCTTCACGGTAAACTTATGCAATCGTACCAATGAAAAATCTCAATCACTTGGTGCAGAATTAAACTTGGACTATATCGCTTTCGAGGAAGTAAAGAAAAGCTTGCCGAATTACGATATCATTATATCCAGCGTACCTGTAAAGGACTTCATCAATGCTGATGATTTGAATAATAAGGAGGTTGGAATCCAATACCTGATTGACCTTTCTATCCCACGATCGATTGACCCTGAAGTAGATTCATTGAAAGGGGTTTCGGTTTACAACATTGATGAAATTCAGGAAAAAGCATCTAAAGCGGTAGAAAAACGAATCGCTGCTATTCCAGAAGTTGAGTCCATCATCGCAGAAACTATGGAGGGAATTAAGGAGTGGTCTAAGGAAATGCTCGTCTCTCCTACTATACAGAAACTGAAAAACGCTTTAGAGGATATTCGAAAAGATGAGCTTCAGCGTCACTTGAAAAACGCGTCTCCAGAAATGGAAGAGTTTGCCGAAAAGCTATCAAAAAGTCTGACTCAAAAAATCATGAAATTGCCAGTGCTTGAGCTAAAAGCGGCTTGTAAGCGTGGCGAAGCTGATAGCTTAGTGGAAGCGATTACCGACATTTTTCAATTAGATCAGGAAACTGCTCGCAAATAA